A stretch of Planococcus citri chromosome 5, ihPlaCitr1.1, whole genome shotgun sequence DNA encodes these proteins:
- the LOC135849074 gene encoding ran GTPase-activating protein 1-like: MMDKKMLEVLFLILGLCSITFIRGQPYPNDGEVSDNEEDDQVSDNEEDDQVSDNEEVEYEEESEISDNEGDQNFDPGKKYVILIQF; this comes from the exons ATGATGGATAAAAAAATGCTGGAagttttgtttctcattttag GTTTATGTTCCATTACATTTATAAGAGGTCAACCTTACCCTAACG ATGGTGAAGTTTCTGACAACGAAGAAG ATGATCAAGTTTCTGACAACGAAGAAG ATGATCAAGTTTCTGACAACGAAGAAG TGGAATATGAAGaagaatctgaaattt CGGATAATGAAGGTGATCAAAATTTCGATCCAGGTAAGAAATACGTTATTCTGATAcaattttaa